CTGTTGCACGTCGCGAAAGAACAGGGATTCACCGCCGCGGATAACATTCTCGCGGACATCGCAGGCGACCCACTCGACCCCTACGAGAACTACCGCCATCTCGTCGTATTCTCGGGACTCGGCGTCTACCCCTACGCTCGCGTCGGCCACACGCCCGAGGCCGCACGAGACGCGGGCTACGACCCGATAGTGGTGACCCGCGAAGCGGCGACCGACGGCGTGTTCAAGACGAAACACCACGACGAGGGGATGGCTACGCTGGTGGTCGCACGCGACGGGACGCTACTTGGCTATCAGGGATTACATCTCCACGCGGACGTGATGGCGAAGACGATGCACGTGGCGGTTGCGCTCGGCCAGGACGTGCGCACGCTTCCGGACCGCGCCTACCACCCGACGACCCCCGAAATCCTCGATGGATTGTTCCGCGCCGCGAAGGACGAATTGTAAGGGCGTCAGACACCTCTTCACGTTCAAACAGGTCACGCGATTTCGGAGGGGGACAAGCCAGTATTCGCATAGAATTTTCGCTACACAGCACACCGTCTGACGATTCTATGAGACAGGATGACAGAGATTTATATTCTTTGGACATGAAGTAGACGTATGAGATTTCGTGCGCTCGCCGTCACACTGGTCGTGATTTTTTCCGTATTCGCCGGACCAGTCGCCGCACAGGAAACCGTGACGCTCACCGCGAGCGTCGTCGACCGAGCAGGCTCCCCCGTCTCCGGCGCCGAACTCACGGCGTCGTGGGACGGCGGCGAGCTCACCCGCACGACCGCTGGCAACGGCAAGGCGTTCCTCGACGTGCCCGAGGGAGCAGACGTGACGATAACCGTCTCCCACCCCACCTACGTGAGAAATCGCCCGCTCGTCGTTGAAGATGCGAGCGAACAGGAGATTACCGTCAACGTGGCTCAGCGAGGGTCGGTCGACCTCGTCGTGAGCGACGAAGACGGACCGCTCGCAGACGCCAGCGTCATCCTTTCGAAGGACAACCAGGAAATCGTCCGCGAGACCACAGACAGCGACGGGTCGGTCGAGACGGGAATCATCGAGCGCGGGGAGTACAGCATCACCGTGCTCAAATCGGGCTACTTCACCCATCGGGGCCCGCTCTCGGTCACGGGCGACATCAACCGACAGGTCGACTTAGAGCGCGGGTCGGTGACCGTTCAGTTCTCCGTGCGAGACGACCACTTCGACCCCGCACGGCCGGTTCAGGACGCCCGCGTGACCGTCGGCGGGTCGACAGTGACGACCCTCGGAAACGGTGAGGCGACGCTCCAGATCCCGGTGAACACGCGCGTCAGTGCGGAGGTTACCAAAGAAGGCTACGACGGACAGACCGTCGAGTTCAACGTCGCCGAACGTGCTCGAACCGTGGACGCCACCATCCAGCGAACGCCGTCGGTGACCATCGAATCCGCACAGAGCCGCATCGTCGTCGGTGAGAGCGTCAGGCTCGAAGTCACAGACGAGTACGGCGACCCTGTAAGCGGAGCCACCATCACGGTAGACGGCTCTGCGGTCGGCGAGACGAACGACCAGGGCGTCCTCGTGGCGACCATCGAATCTGCGGGTGAACAAGAACTCGTCGCAAGTATCGACTCGCTCCAGTCAGAACCGCTCGTCGTTGAGGGTATCGAGGCCAGCCAGCAGACGACGACCACGGAAGCGCCGACGACGACGGCGACGACTACCGAACCGACCACCGTCGCTGACGACGAGACCACCACCAACGTTGGCCTGCCGGGCTTTACCGCCATCACAGCCGTCCTCGCGCTGGTCGTCGTAGCGTTCCTCGCCCGGCGGCGGCTGAGATAAGGTTAGGTCGATTCAACACCAATTGTTCGTATGGATCTGAGCCTGCTGGTCATCGGGGCGTTTTTCGCCGTTCTCGCCGTCCACCAGTGGCTTCGCTGGCGGTGGCGGGCTGCGTGGTTCGACCGTATCTGGCTCGAAGCGGAGGAAGAACAGCGGGTAAAACGTCAGTGACACCTAGTGCTATTTTGGTCGGCATCTGACACCACGTATGGCAGGTGACGGCGTCCGCCGGACGCTTAGAGAGGTGGCCGGACTCGAACGCGACGTGCTCGTCCTCTCCGTCGCGATGCTCGCGTTCAGCCTCTCCTACCAGATGACAGACCGGTACGTCGCCGCCTACATGCAGGCGCTGGGGGCCGGCGCGGGCGTCATCGGGATCTTCGGCAGTTTCAAGCAGTTCATCGCGGCCATCTACCCCTACCCGGGCGGGGCGATTTCTGACCGCATCGGCACGCGGCGAGCGCTCACGCTGTTCGGCCTGCTCTCTGTCGTCGGGTTCGTTGTCTGGCTGGCCGCGCCTGGCCTCGGCGGGCCGCTCCCGGCGTGGGCGTGGCTGTTCGTCGGCCTCGTCCTGGTCCAGGCGTGGAACTCGCTCGGCCTCGGCGCGACGTTCGCGCTCGTCAAACAGAGCGTGGATGCCGCCCATCTCGCACGCGGATTCGCCGCCACGGAGGTCGTCCGCCGGGTCGGCTTCCTGCTCGGCCCGCTGTTCGCGACGGCCATCTTCGCGCTCACCGCCGGGTTCCTCGACGGCTTTCAGTTCGTGCTTGTCGTCGCGATTGGCTTCGCCGTGGTCGCGACGGTCGCCCAGCGCCTCCTCTACGACCCGATCGGCGACACGCTTGGGAAAGCGTGGGCCGGACTCGCGTCGGTGCGCGAGGACCTCGCCGCGCTCCCCCGGCCGCTGCGCCCGTTGCTCGTCGCGGACACTCTCGTCCGGTTCGCCAACGGGATGGTGTACGTCTTCTTCGTCCTCGTCGTGGTCGACCGCTTACAGGTGAGCGCGACCCTGCCAGTCGTTGGCCTCCTGCGCCCGGAGGCGTATTTCGGGGTGTTGCTCGCCGTGGAGATGGTGGTCGCGTTGCTTGTCATGCTCCCGAGCGCGTGGGTGGCCGACAACTGGGGGCTCAAACCCGTCGTTGCCGCCGGGTTTTCGGTGTACGCGCTCACCCCCATTCTCCTCATATCCGCACCACCGGAGGCACTCGTGGTCGCGCTCGTCTTCGCGTTCTCGGGCCTGCGCTTTGCGGGCCTTCCCGCACACAAGGCGCTCATCGTCGGCCCCGCAGAGAAAGGGGCTGGCGGGCGAGTCACGGGAGCGTACTACCTGCTCAGGAACGCACTCACTGTGC
This sequence is a window from Haladaptatus sp. QDMS2. Protein-coding genes within it:
- a CDS encoding PGF-CTERM sorting domain-containing protein — encoded protein: MRFRALAVTLVVIFSVFAGPVAAQETVTLTASVVDRAGSPVSGAELTASWDGGELTRTTAGNGKAFLDVPEGADVTITVSHPTYVRNRPLVVEDASEQEITVNVAQRGSVDLVVSDEDGPLADASVILSKDNQEIVRETTDSDGSVETGIIERGEYSITVLKSGYFTHRGPLSVTGDINRQVDLERGSVTVQFSVRDDHFDPARPVQDARVTVGGSTVTTLGNGEATLQIPVNTRVSAEVTKEGYDGQTVEFNVAERARTVDATIQRTPSVTIESAQSRIVVGESVRLEVTDEYGDPVSGATITVDGSAVGETNDQGVLVATIESAGEQELVASIDSLQSEPLVVEGIEASQQTTTTEAPTTTATTTEPTTVADDETTTNVGLPGFTAITAVLALVVVAFLARRRLR
- a CDS encoding MFS transporter; translation: MAGDGVRRTLREVAGLERDVLVLSVAMLAFSLSYQMTDRYVAAYMQALGAGAGVIGIFGSFKQFIAAIYPYPGGAISDRIGTRRALTLFGLLSVVGFVVWLAAPGLGGPLPAWAWLFVGLVLVQAWNSLGLGATFALVKQSVDAAHLARGFAATEVVRRVGFLLGPLFATAIFALTAGFLDGFQFVLVVAIGFAVVATVAQRLLYDPIGDTLGKAWAGLASVREDLAALPRPLRPLLVADTLVRFANGMVYVFFVLVVVDRLQVSATLPVVGLLRPEAYFGVLLAVEMVVALLVMLPSAWVADNWGLKPVVAAGFSVYALTPILLISAPPEALVVALVFAFSGLRFAGLPAHKALIVGPAEKGAGGRVTGAYYLLRNALTVPGAAVGGFLYAQSPTIAFTVATVVGLVGTLVFVVFGVEPTT